The following proteins come from a genomic window of Crassostrea angulata isolate pt1a10 chromosome 1, ASM2561291v2, whole genome shotgun sequence:
- the LOC128190420 gene encoding uncharacterized protein LOC128190420 isoform X2: MKVFFLVLVVLFVKESNSSCEDQTNTNLRVLAIKRESRTICSWNITAPEFNRVWLEEIKDNQKSLLKRYCTPVDREYIKSNSSKILVTAYNIKFKISWNGFERKEKTVDADENHAVTEKTIAQTTNSVYEDKTSHASYNERDFLVIGSSFGLLMVCVIGFIIKKRCCNRSYFPANHEIYKMNNMQTNITIELDDHGKLQMATQGNGTINLQKTSKKTQRNSEVCNSKINGIDKKNKTDGKSQTQGRSWGKKENHPINRRRERPGGSKEEHIYSNTNFTDVEKDNYWCLETPYVNHLQKEVFSDVNEKTNQDACHSSTSSLDSEDYVNMN, encoded by the exons ATGAAAGTGTTCTTCTTGGTGTTAGTAGTCCTTTTCGTCAAGG AAAGCAATTCTTCATGCGAAGACCAAACCAATACAAACCTTCGGGTCTTAGCAATAAAAAGAGAATCTAGAACAATCTGTTCATGGAATATTACAGCGCCAGAATTTAATCGTGTGTGG CTAGAAGAAATTAAAGACAATCAGAAAAGTTTGCTTAAGAGATACTGCACTCCGGTGGATCGTGAATACATCAAATCGAACTCTAGCAAAATCCTTGTGACAGCATATAATATCAAGTTCAAGATTTCCTGGAACG GATTTGAAAGAAAGGAAAAAACAGTCGATGCAGATGAAAATCATGCTGTGACAGAGAAAACAATAGCTCAGACCACGAATAGTGTGTATGAAG ATAAAACATCTCATGCGAGCTACAACGAAAGGGACTTTTTAg TTATAGGATCCTCTTTTGGATTGCTTATGGTTTGTGTCATCGGTTTCATCATAAAGAAAAGGTGTTGCAATAg GTCATATTTTCCTGCAAACCACgaaatttacaaaatgaataaCATGCAAACAAATATTACGATTGAACTTGATGACCATGGAAAGTTACAGATGGCCACACAAGGGAACGGTACTATAAATTTACAGAAGACTTCCAAGAAAACACAAAGAAACTCAGAAGTATGCAATTCAAAGATCAATGGaattgataagaaaaataaaactgatgGTAAAAGTCAAACACAGGGAAGAAGCTGGGGAAAAAAGGAAAATCACCCCATCAATCGACGCAGGGAGAGACCAGGCGGTTCTAAAGAAGAACACATTTACAGCAACACGAATTTCACAGATGTCGAAAAAGATAATTATTGGTGCTTAGAAACTCCTTATGTAAATCATTTACAAAAAGAAGTTTTCAGCGATGTCAATGAAAAAACCAACCAAGACGCATGCCATTCGTCGACCTCGTCCTTAGATAGTGAAGATTACGTAAATATGAATTGA
- the LOC128189394 gene encoding uncharacterized protein LOC128189394 isoform X4, translated as MLMHIKVIVEEDAICIAMELLIPVIVTIIFIKESACLCEDHFNKKKRVISMKDANCTWTFAEPEYNRVWMRVSVLQTDKDNSTDCQNYLMLEEIKDNKRHLLKRYCNPVARDYVKSNFNQILVTANNIKFKISWNGLKRKKKSFQTVGLHSTTERTSLQRTKSMLTRLDIMKSSFETADLISYKEKTSLQTTNSGEKGKTKINSFQKEKAIYAAIEENKYIVIGSSSGLLFVFVFGFITKKICNKRSNHISKDQTTEMNPSSMKTENKNCSHENSQSTSKKTREKPNLKKSELSGSDKSNKMLGKTGIMRGYQNKGETNQSPTRSQRRADDYNKEHEYSLANFTGGEEEDHIYQECRFVNKVDDGAFCDAYNTSKTDHRHLSALSYESAEYMNLN; from the exons atgttgatGCATATAAAAGTAATAGTCGAGGAAGATGCAATCTGTATAGCAATGGAATTGTTAATCCCTGTGATTGTAACAATCATCTTTATCAAAG AAAGCGCATGTTTGTGCGAAGATcacttcaataagaaaaaaagagtTATATCCATGAAAGATGCCAACTGTACTTGGACATTTGCTGAACCAGAATATAATCGTGTTTGGATGAGAGTATCTGTTCTGCAGACCGACAAGGACAATTCAACAGATTGTCAAAACTATCTGATG CTAGAAGAAATCAAAGACAATAAGAGACATTTGCTTAAGAGATACTGCAATCCGGTGGCTCGTGATTATGTGAAATCGAACTTTAACCAAATCCTTGTGACGGCCAACAATATCAAGTTCAAAATTTCCTGGAACG GTTTAAAGAGAAAGAAGAAAAGCTTTCAGACAGTTGGTTTGCATTCAACCACAGAAAGAACTTCCTTACAGAGAACAAAGAGCATGCTGACAA GGTTGGATATAATGAAGTCAAGTTTTGAGACGGCTGATTTGATTTCTTATAAAGAAAAAACTTCTCTTCAGACTACAAACAGCGGAGAGAAAG gTAAGACAAAAATAAACAGCTTCCAAAAAG aaaaaGCAATTTATGCTGCTATTGAAGAAAACAAATACATAG TTATCGGGTCCTCTTCAGGGttgctttttgtttttgtctttgGCTTCATCACAAAGAAAATATGCAATAAAAG AtcaaatcatatttcaaaagaCCAAACTACCGAAATGAACCCGTCATCTATGAagactgaaaataaaaattgttctcATGAAAACTCCCAGTCGACATCCAAGAAAACACGAGAAAAACCAAATCTAAAAAAATCGGAATTGAGTGGATCAGACAAGAGCAACAAAATGTTAGGGAAAACTGGTATCATGAGAGGTTATCAGAATAAAGGAGAGACAAACCAGTCCCCGACTCGAAGCCAGAGGAGAGCCGACGACTACAATAAAGAGCATGAATATAGCCTCGCAAATTTCACAGGAGGAGAGGAGGAAGACCACATTTATCAAGAATGtcgttttgtaaacaaagtggACGATGGAGCTTTCTGCGACGCATACAATACATCAAAGACAGATCATCGCCACTTGTCAGCCTTGTCGTACGAGAGTGCAGAATACATGAATCTGAATTGA
- the LOC128189394 gene encoding uncharacterized protein LOC128189394 isoform X3, with protein sequence MKDANCTWTFAEPEYNRVWMRVSVLQTDKDNSTDCQNYLMLEEIKDNKRHLLKRYCNPVARDYVKSNFNQILVTANNIKFKISWNGLKRKKKSFQTVGLHSTTERTSLQRTKSMLTRLDIMKSSFETADLISYKEKTSLQTTNSGEKGKTKINSFQKEKAIYAAIEENKYIVIGSSSGLLFVFVFGFITKKICNKRSNHISKDQTTEMNPSSMKTENKNCSHENSQSTSKKTREKPNLKKSELSGSDKSNKMLGKTGIMRGYQNKGETNQSPTRSQRRADDYNKEHEYSLANFTGGEEEDHIYQECRFVNKVDDGAFCDAYNTSKTDHRHLSALSYESAEYMNLN encoded by the exons ATGAAAGATGCCAACTGTACTTGGACATTTGCTGAACCAGAATATAATCGTGTTTGGATGAGAGTATCTGTTCTGCAGACCGACAAGGACAATTCAACAGATTGTCAAAACTATCTGATG CTAGAAGAAATCAAAGACAATAAGAGACATTTGCTTAAGAGATACTGCAATCCGGTGGCTCGTGATTATGTGAAATCGAACTTTAACCAAATCCTTGTGACGGCCAACAATATCAAGTTCAAAATTTCCTGGAACG GTTTAAAGAGAAAGAAGAAAAGCTTTCAGACAGTTGGTTTGCATTCAACCACAGAAAGAACTTCCTTACAGAGAACAAAGAGCATGCTGACAA GGTTGGATATAATGAAGTCAAGTTTTGAGACGGCTGATTTGATTTCTTATAAAGAAAAAACTTCTCTTCAGACTACAAACAGCGGAGAGAAAG gTAAGACAAAAATAAACAGCTTCCAAAAAG aaaaaGCAATTTATGCTGCTATTGAAGAAAACAAATACATAG TTATCGGGTCCTCTTCAGGGttgctttttgtttttgtctttgGCTTCATCACAAAGAAAATATGCAATAAAAG AtcaaatcatatttcaaaagaCCAAACTACCGAAATGAACCCGTCATCTATGAagactgaaaataaaaattgttctcATGAAAACTCCCAGTCGACATCCAAGAAAACACGAGAAAAACCAAATCTAAAAAAATCGGAATTGAGTGGATCAGACAAGAGCAACAAAATGTTAGGGAAAACTGGTATCATGAGAGGTTATCAGAATAAAGGAGAGACAAACCAGTCCCCGACTCGAAGCCAGAGGAGAGCCGACGACTACAATAAAGAGCATGAATATAGCCTCGCAAATTTCACAGGAGGAGAGGAGGAAGACCACATTTATCAAGAATGtcgttttgtaaacaaagtggACGATGGAGCTTTCTGCGACGCATACAATACATCAAAGACAGATCATCGCCACTTGTCAGCCTTGTCGTACGAGAGTGCAGAATACATGAATCTGAATTGA
- the LOC128189394 gene encoding uncharacterized protein LOC128189394 isoform X2: MLMHIKVIVEEDAICIAMELLIPVIVTIIFIKESACLCEDHFNKKKRVISMKDANCTWTFAEPEYNRVWMRVSVLQTDKDNSTDCQNYLMLEEIKDNKRHLLKRYCNPVARDYVKSNFNQILVTANNIKFKISWNGLKRKKKSFQTVGLHSTTERTSLQRTKSMLTRLDIMKSSFETADLISYKEKTSLQTTNSGEKGKTKINSFQKVIGSSSGLLFVFVFGFITKKICNKRSNHISKDQTTEMNPSSMKTENKNCSHENSQSTSKKTREKPNLKKSELSGSDKSNKMLGKTGIMRGYQNKGETNQSPTRSQRRADDYNKEHEYSLANFTGGEEEDHIYQECRFVNKVDDGAFCDAYNTSKTDHRHLSALSYESAEYMNLN; this comes from the exons atgttgatGCATATAAAAGTAATAGTCGAGGAAGATGCAATCTGTATAGCAATGGAATTGTTAATCCCTGTGATTGTAACAATCATCTTTATCAAAG AAAGCGCATGTTTGTGCGAAGATcacttcaataagaaaaaaagagtTATATCCATGAAAGATGCCAACTGTACTTGGACATTTGCTGAACCAGAATATAATCGTGTTTGGATGAGAGTATCTGTTCTGCAGACCGACAAGGACAATTCAACAGATTGTCAAAACTATCTGATG CTAGAAGAAATCAAAGACAATAAGAGACATTTGCTTAAGAGATACTGCAATCCGGTGGCTCGTGATTATGTGAAATCGAACTTTAACCAAATCCTTGTGACGGCCAACAATATCAAGTTCAAAATTTCCTGGAACG GTTTAAAGAGAAAGAAGAAAAGCTTTCAGACAGTTGGTTTGCATTCAACCACAGAAAGAACTTCCTTACAGAGAACAAAGAGCATGCTGACAA GGTTGGATATAATGAAGTCAAGTTTTGAGACGGCTGATTTGATTTCTTATAAAGAAAAAACTTCTCTTCAGACTACAAACAGCGGAGAGAAAG gTAAGACAAAAATAAACAGCTTCCAAAAAG TTATCGGGTCCTCTTCAGGGttgctttttgtttttgtctttgGCTTCATCACAAAGAAAATATGCAATAAAAG AtcaaatcatatttcaaaagaCCAAACTACCGAAATGAACCCGTCATCTATGAagactgaaaataaaaattgttctcATGAAAACTCCCAGTCGACATCCAAGAAAACACGAGAAAAACCAAATCTAAAAAAATCGGAATTGAGTGGATCAGACAAGAGCAACAAAATGTTAGGGAAAACTGGTATCATGAGAGGTTATCAGAATAAAGGAGAGACAAACCAGTCCCCGACTCGAAGCCAGAGGAGAGCCGACGACTACAATAAAGAGCATGAATATAGCCTCGCAAATTTCACAGGAGGAGAGGAGGAAGACCACATTTATCAAGAATGtcgttttgtaaacaaagtggACGATGGAGCTTTCTGCGACGCATACAATACATCAAAGACAGATCATCGCCACTTGTCAGCCTTGTCGTACGAGAGTGCAGAATACATGAATCTGAATTGA
- the LOC128190436 gene encoding uncharacterized protein LOC128190436, with protein sequence MKRHLNKNVIILSFCCVGFVLWIIYQNNDPVQKNRQKKQQNVNVMNKIKEISDQKLNKYLMKPHGKLQNTINTDKRYSQVKQDEVVYEILQKKNGFFLDIGAHDGQFLSNTLWLERQHDWTGLLIEANPDLCQKIDQLKRNAWRLCACLSDSQNSVSFIKGDTVGGIADNIDEHHMKMLDRENKITIPCFSMEQILSAIGVHHIDFYSLDVEGAEMPILNSMKSGLENGVYTVDVWAIEYRVWDGHQIVVGKSKKNLNALRKYFNELGGYFEHSQLSTDSNNKDGYALDVVFVRTSEWCRSREKIPNGARCPGKN encoded by the coding sequence ATGAAGCGGCATTTGAACAAGAATGTTATAATCCTTTCCTTTTGTTGTGTTGGATTTGTTCTTTGgatcatttatcaaaataatgatcCAGTCCAAAAAAATAGACAGAAAAAACAACAGAATGTGAACGTCATgaacaaaataaaggaaatcTCCGACCAAAAACTTAATAAATATCTGATGAAACCACACGGAAAACTACAAAATACCATTAACACAGACAAACGTTATTCGCAAGTCAAACAGGATGAAGTAGTGTACGAAATTCTCCAAAAAAAGAATGGTTTTTTCCTTGATATTGGTGCACACGATGGCCAATTTTTGTCCAACACACTCTGGTTAGAAAGACAACACGATTGGACAGGCCTGTTAATCGAAGCAAATCCTGACCTTTGCCAAAAAATCGatcaattaaaaagaaatgcatGGCGTTTGTGTGCGTGTTTGTCCGATTCTCAAAACAGTGTTTCTTTTATTAAAGGCGACACTGTCGGTGGTATCGCTGACAACATCGATGAACACCACATGAAAATGTTAGATCGGGAAAACAAGATCACCATTCCATGTTTTAGTATGGAACAAATCTTGAGTGCGATTGGAGTCcatcatattgatttttattctttagatgTTGAGGGAGCAGAAATGCCAATTTTGAATTCAATGAAATCTGGTCTTGAAAATGGAGTGTATACAGTGGACGTGTGGGCTATTGAATACAGAGTGTGGGATGGTCACCAGATTGTTGTTGGGAAATCCAAAAAAAACTTGAATGcattaagaaaatatttcaatgaactCGGGGGCTACTTCGAACACTCGCAGTTATCTACCGATAGTAATAACAAAGACGGGTACGCTCTTGACGTTGTATTTGTTCGTACAAGCGAATGGTGTAGATCACGAGAAAAAATCCCTAATGGAGCCCGCTGTCCAGGAAAGAATTAA
- the LOC128189394 gene encoding uncharacterized protein LOC128189394 isoform X1, translating to MLMHIKVIVEEDAICIAMELLIPVIVTIIFIKESACLCEDHFNKKKRVISMKDANCTWTFAEPEYNRVWMRVSVLQTDKDNSTDCQNYLMLEEIKDNKRHLLKRYCNPVARDYVKSNFNQILVTANNIKFKISWNGLKRKKKSFQTVGLHSTTERTSLQRTKSMLTRLDIMKSSFETADLISYKEKTSLQTTNSGEKEKAIYAAIEENKYIVIGSSSGLLFVFVFGFITKKICNKRSNHISKDQTTEMNPSSMKTENKNCSHENSQSTSKKTREKPNLKKSELSGSDKSNKMLGKTGIMRGYQNKGETNQSPTRSQRRADDYNKEHEYSLANFTGGEEEDHIYQECRFVNKVDDGAFCDAYNTSKTDHRHLSALSYESAEYMNLN from the exons atgttgatGCATATAAAAGTAATAGTCGAGGAAGATGCAATCTGTATAGCAATGGAATTGTTAATCCCTGTGATTGTAACAATCATCTTTATCAAAG AAAGCGCATGTTTGTGCGAAGATcacttcaataagaaaaaaagagtTATATCCATGAAAGATGCCAACTGTACTTGGACATTTGCTGAACCAGAATATAATCGTGTTTGGATGAGAGTATCTGTTCTGCAGACCGACAAGGACAATTCAACAGATTGTCAAAACTATCTGATG CTAGAAGAAATCAAAGACAATAAGAGACATTTGCTTAAGAGATACTGCAATCCGGTGGCTCGTGATTATGTGAAATCGAACTTTAACCAAATCCTTGTGACGGCCAACAATATCAAGTTCAAAATTTCCTGGAACG GTTTAAAGAGAAAGAAGAAAAGCTTTCAGACAGTTGGTTTGCATTCAACCACAGAAAGAACTTCCTTACAGAGAACAAAGAGCATGCTGACAA GGTTGGATATAATGAAGTCAAGTTTTGAGACGGCTGATTTGATTTCTTATAAAGAAAAAACTTCTCTTCAGACTACAAACAGCGGAGAGAAAG aaaaaGCAATTTATGCTGCTATTGAAGAAAACAAATACATAG TTATCGGGTCCTCTTCAGGGttgctttttgtttttgtctttgGCTTCATCACAAAGAAAATATGCAATAAAAG AtcaaatcatatttcaaaagaCCAAACTACCGAAATGAACCCGTCATCTATGAagactgaaaataaaaattgttctcATGAAAACTCCCAGTCGACATCCAAGAAAACACGAGAAAAACCAAATCTAAAAAAATCGGAATTGAGTGGATCAGACAAGAGCAACAAAATGTTAGGGAAAACTGGTATCATGAGAGGTTATCAGAATAAAGGAGAGACAAACCAGTCCCCGACTCGAAGCCAGAGGAGAGCCGACGACTACAATAAAGAGCATGAATATAGCCTCGCAAATTTCACAGGAGGAGAGGAGGAAGACCACATTTATCAAGAATGtcgttttgtaaacaaagtggACGATGGAGCTTTCTGCGACGCATACAATACATCAAAGACAGATCATCGCCACTTGTCAGCCTTGTCGTACGAGAGTGCAGAATACATGAATCTGAATTGA
- the LOC128190420 gene encoding uncharacterized protein LOC128190420 isoform X1 — MKVFFLVLVVLFVKESNSSCEDQTNTNLRVLAIKRESRTICSWNITAPEFNRVWVRISVLDSKEENSTVCPNYLKLEEIKDNQKSLLKRYCTPVDREYIKSNSSKILVTAYNIKFKISWNGFERKEKTVDADENHAVTEKTIAQTTNSVYEDKTSHASYNERDFLVIGSSFGLLMVCVIGFIIKKRCCNRSYFPANHEIYKMNNMQTNITIELDDHGKLQMATQGNGTINLQKTSKKTQRNSEVCNSKINGIDKKNKTDGKSQTQGRSWGKKENHPINRRRERPGGSKEEHIYSNTNFTDVEKDNYWCLETPYVNHLQKEVFSDVNEKTNQDACHSSTSSLDSEDYVNMN; from the exons ATGAAAGTGTTCTTCTTGGTGTTAGTAGTCCTTTTCGTCAAGG AAAGCAATTCTTCATGCGAAGACCAAACCAATACAAACCTTCGGGTCTTAGCAATAAAAAGAGAATCTAGAACAATCTGTTCATGGAATATTACAGCGCCAGAATTTAATCGTGTGTGGGTAAGAATATCTGTTCTTGATTCCAAGGAGGAAAATTCCACAGTTTGTCCCAACTATCTTAAG CTAGAAGAAATTAAAGACAATCAGAAAAGTTTGCTTAAGAGATACTGCACTCCGGTGGATCGTGAATACATCAAATCGAACTCTAGCAAAATCCTTGTGACAGCATATAATATCAAGTTCAAGATTTCCTGGAACG GATTTGAAAGAAAGGAAAAAACAGTCGATGCAGATGAAAATCATGCTGTGACAGAGAAAACAATAGCTCAGACCACGAATAGTGTGTATGAAG ATAAAACATCTCATGCGAGCTACAACGAAAGGGACTTTTTAg TTATAGGATCCTCTTTTGGATTGCTTATGGTTTGTGTCATCGGTTTCATCATAAAGAAAAGGTGTTGCAATAg GTCATATTTTCCTGCAAACCACgaaatttacaaaatgaataaCATGCAAACAAATATTACGATTGAACTTGATGACCATGGAAAGTTACAGATGGCCACACAAGGGAACGGTACTATAAATTTACAGAAGACTTCCAAGAAAACACAAAGAAACTCAGAAGTATGCAATTCAAAGATCAATGGaattgataagaaaaataaaactgatgGTAAAAGTCAAACACAGGGAAGAAGCTGGGGAAAAAAGGAAAATCACCCCATCAATCGACGCAGGGAGAGACCAGGCGGTTCTAAAGAAGAACACATTTACAGCAACACGAATTTCACAGATGTCGAAAAAGATAATTATTGGTGCTTAGAAACTCCTTATGTAAATCATTTACAAAAAGAAGTTTTCAGCGATGTCAATGAAAAAACCAACCAAGACGCATGCCATTCGTCGACCTCGTCCTTAGATAGTGAAGATTACGTAAATATGAATTGA
- the LOC128164768 gene encoding uncharacterized protein LOC128164768, whose translation MYNETSRASSNHHKEFEIDGGTITTIFLFVVISANLILTIHFYLAWRKGQITKHLSTGIERKSCASFRYQTDSQDEKDDVYADIRESYFTNTQRGTYKYIDPEFKGRNTYRELKLKSARRGRNKDGRNRNGRDRDKLQALNSFCARNLQDVDKSKSEEILTE comes from the exons ATGTACAATGAAACTTCGAGGGCGTCTAGCAACCATCACAAGGAATTTGAAATAG ACGGAGGAACAATAACGACGATTTTTCTATTCGTGGTTATCAGTGCCAACCTTATTCTGACGATCCATTTCTACCTGGCATGGAGAAAAGG TCAAATAACCAAGCATTTATCAACTGGAATTGAAAGGAAATCTTGTGCATCATTTCGATACCAAACAGATTCCCAGGATGAGAAAGATGACGTCTATGCTGATATCAGGGAGTCTTATTTTACCAACACCCAGAGAGGAACGTACAAATATATCGACCCAGAGTTTAAGGGAAGGAACACCTACCGAGAGCTAAAGCTTAAGTCTGCACGACGAGGAAGAAACAAAGATGGAAGAAACAGAAATGGAAGAGACAGAGATAAGCTGCAGGCTCTGAACTCCTTTTGTGCTAGAAATTTACAGGACGTGGACAAGTCAAAATCTGAAGAGATCCTCACAGAGTGA